One window of Dyadobacter sandarakinus genomic DNA carries:
- the mnmE gene encoding tRNA uridine-5-carboxymethylaminomethyl(34) synthesis GTPase MnmE: protein MNNIPIQQQEPICALATPQGVGAIAIIRVSGIGSIGIVNEIFKGKNLEEAESHTVHFGTIQAYGEVFDEVLATVFKSPRSFTKEDSIEISCHGSDYIVRQILKLLVLKGARIAKPGEFTQRAFLNGQFDLVQAEAVADLIAADNQASHKTALNQLRGGFSKKLTALRAELIHFASLIELELDFGEEDVEFAQRDDLRKLIEALLETIGSLIESFDFGNVVKEGVPVAIIGSPNVGKSTLLNALLNEEKAIVTSIAGTTRDVIEDTMVMEGLKFRFIDTAGIRETTDVVESIGIERSKAAMEKADIVILLCDSEATLHENQELARSISGDKEVIFVMNKMDLPGQHALLDQYPELLPISAQSHHGLPQLAKKLASLVHRQSAGDTVVTNARHYEHLLKAHNSLTDVINGLSIGITGDFLAQDIRLALHHLGEITGTIVTDDLLDNIFSKFCIGK, encoded by the coding sequence ATGAATAATATTCCGATTCAACAGCAGGAGCCTATTTGTGCGCTGGCGACACCTCAGGGAGTGGGTGCAATTGCCATTATCCGGGTGTCCGGTATAGGTTCTATTGGTATTGTAAATGAAATTTTCAAGGGTAAAAATCTCGAAGAAGCGGAGAGTCATACCGTGCATTTTGGAACGATACAGGCTTACGGTGAAGTATTTGACGAAGTGCTCGCGACCGTTTTCAAGTCTCCCAGATCTTTTACCAAAGAAGATTCCATTGAAATATCGTGTCACGGATCCGACTATATTGTGCGGCAGATCCTCAAACTGCTCGTACTCAAAGGTGCCCGCATCGCGAAGCCGGGCGAGTTTACCCAGCGCGCATTTCTGAACGGACAATTCGACTTAGTGCAAGCCGAAGCTGTCGCCGACCTGATCGCGGCAGACAATCAGGCGAGCCATAAAACCGCATTGAACCAGCTGCGGGGCGGCTTTTCTAAAAAATTGACAGCCCTGCGCGCAGAACTCATCCATTTTGCATCATTGATCGAGCTGGAACTGGACTTTGGCGAAGAAGATGTGGAGTTTGCCCAGCGTGATGATCTGCGTAAACTGATTGAGGCACTGCTGGAAACGATAGGATCGCTGATCGAATCGTTTGATTTTGGGAATGTGGTAAAAGAAGGTGTGCCTGTCGCCATCATCGGCTCGCCGAATGTGGGCAAATCGACGCTTTTGAACGCATTATTGAATGAAGAAAAAGCAATCGTCACGAGCATTGCCGGCACCACGCGCGACGTGATCGAGGATACGATGGTGATGGAGGGATTGAAATTCCGCTTCATCGATACCGCCGGCATCCGTGAAACGACCGATGTGGTGGAATCAATTGGCATTGAGCGCTCGAAAGCGGCGATGGAAAAGGCGGATATTGTGATCCTGCTCTGCGACAGTGAAGCCACTTTGCACGAAAACCAGGAACTGGCCCGCTCCATTTCCGGCGATAAGGAAGTCATTTTTGTGATGAATAAAATGGACCTGCCCGGCCAACATGCATTACTGGACCAATATCCTGAGCTGCTCCCTATTTCAGCCCAGTCGCACCACGGTCTTCCTCAATTGGCCAAAAAACTCGCCTCCCTCGTGCACCGGCAGTCGGCAGGCGACACGGTGGTGACCAATGCCCGGCATTACGAACATCTGCTGAAAGCACACAATTCTTTAACCGATGTAATCAACGGACTTTCTATCGGCATCACCGGCGATTTCCTTGCGCAGGACATCCGCCTGGCGCTGCATCATTTGGGAGAGATTACGGGCACGATCGTGACGGATGATTTGCTGGATAATATTTTTTCGAAGTTTTGTATCGGAAAGTAA
- a CDS encoding OmpA family protein produces the protein MRAGLLTLIFSLITLVCGFAQDAPLSKKAKDNFEKAQKAWQARQVGEAITYFEKVLDSDPGHYETNLRLAQIYELQKNIDLARKHFTKVTVIKPDAPQSAPAYQWLGRYHFEAARYDSALIYYQKSLGLLPPKSSLFRHAEKAVASSKFAMEALKNPVSISKKSMGDTVNFLETQYFPVLTADNETLIFTGLTPARDENIYITHRQKNERGTDHSAADRWDVPEEISASINTSNNEGTCSVSADGRTLVFTACNRQDGYGSCDLYITHKEGKTWSAPVNLGEPVNSRDWESQPSLSADGRMLYFASDRKGGQGKRDIWVSNLDSKKQWSSPKNLGPSINTPDEENAPFIHANGRTLFYASTGFPGMGGFDIFISQRTDTTWAAPKNLGYPINTVADQVGMFIASDGSRAYYTDDSKGRSLLYAFDLPQAVKELFVPTHYAKGRVFDKITGKPLQSDIDLFDLKTGSKVAEFTSDGTNGSFLAVLNHGSEYAFYVSKEGYLFKSLSFSVNDSASSVNLDIPLEAIEKDRAEILNNIFFETGAYRLDEKSRVELDKMIDFLKKNPGIRIEVSGHTDDVGSDKVNLDLSQKRAQSVLEYLEKSGVATARLTAKGYGKTKPVAPNDSDLNRQKNRRIEWRIL, from the coding sequence ATGCGTGCAGGCCTGCTGACCCTGATCTTTTCCCTGATAACCCTTGTTTGCGGATTTGCCCAGGACGCTCCATTGTCCAAAAAAGCAAAGGATAATTTTGAAAAAGCACAAAAGGCCTGGCAGGCCAGACAGGTAGGCGAAGCAATTACTTACTTTGAAAAGGTACTGGATTCCGATCCCGGCCACTACGAAACCAATCTCCGGCTGGCCCAGATTTACGAGCTGCAAAAGAACATTGATCTTGCCCGAAAGCATTTCACAAAAGTGACCGTCATTAAACCGGATGCTCCGCAGTCTGCGCCGGCGTACCAGTGGCTGGGCCGATACCACTTCGAGGCTGCACGCTATGATTCGGCATTGATTTATTATCAGAAATCACTGGGACTGCTCCCTCCCAAATCCAGTCTTTTCCGACATGCTGAAAAAGCGGTCGCTTCGTCAAAGTTTGCCATGGAGGCATTGAAAAATCCAGTAAGCATTTCCAAGAAGTCAATGGGCGATACCGTCAACTTTTTGGAAACCCAATACTTCCCCGTACTCACCGCCGACAATGAAACCCTGATCTTCACGGGTCTTACCCCAGCACGGGACGAGAACATTTACATCACACACCGACAGAAAAATGAGCGCGGGACGGACCACAGCGCGGCTGACCGTTGGGACGTGCCGGAAGAAATTTCGGCCAGCATCAACACCTCCAATAATGAAGGTACCTGCTCAGTATCTGCCGACGGCCGTACCCTGGTATTCACGGCCTGCAACCGGCAGGATGGCTACGGGAGCTGCGACCTTTATATTACGCATAAAGAAGGCAAAACTTGGAGTGCGCCGGTCAACCTGGGTGAACCTGTGAACTCGCGCGATTGGGAATCGCAGCCTTCACTTTCAGCCGACGGGCGTATGCTCTACTTTGCTTCGGACCGGAAAGGCGGGCAGGGAAAAAGGGATATCTGGGTATCGAACCTCGACAGCAAAAAGCAATGGAGCTCCCCAAAAAACCTCGGTCCGTCGATCAACACACCGGATGAGGAAAATGCTCCTTTTATTCATGCCAACGGTCGTACACTTTTCTATGCGTCCACCGGCTTTCCGGGCATGGGCGGGTTTGACATCTTTATCAGCCAGCGGACAGATACCACGTGGGCCGCACCCAAAAACCTGGGTTACCCCATTAATACGGTTGCAGACCAGGTTGGGATGTTCATTGCGTCGGATGGTTCCCGGGCTTACTATACCGACGATAGCAAAGGCCGGTCACTGCTTTATGCATTCGACCTGCCCCAGGCTGTAAAGGAGTTGTTCGTACCTACGCATTATGCCAAGGGCCGGGTTTTTGATAAAATTACGGGTAAGCCGCTGCAATCGGATATAGATCTTTTTGATCTGAAAACCGGGAGTAAAGTAGCAGAATTCACATCTGATGGCACCAATGGTTCTTTTCTTGCCGTGCTCAATCATGGGAGCGAGTACGCCTTTTACGTTTCTAAGGAGGGGTATTTGTTCAAAAGTCTTTCTTTTTCGGTCAATGATTCTGCTTCGTCTGTGAACCTGGACATCCCGCTGGAAGCGATCGAGAAAGACCGGGCAGAGATTCTCAATAACATTTTCTTTGAAACAGGAGCTTACCGGCTCGATGAAAAGTCCAGGGTAGAGCTGGACAAGATGATTGATTTCCTGAAAAAAAATCCCGGTATCCGGATAGAAGTCTCGGGACATACGGACGATGTAGGTTCAGATAAGGTCAATCTTGACCTGTCGCAAAAACGGGCACAATCCGTGCTGGAATACCTTGAAAAGTCAGGGGTGGCCACTGCCCGCCTCACGGCAAAAGGATACGGAAAAACAAAGCCCGTAGCTCCGAACGACTCTGACCTTAACCGTCAAAAAAACAGGCGGATAGAGTGGCGCATACTTTGA
- the trxB gene encoding thioredoxin-disulfide reductase: protein MTTEKVSCLIIGSGPAGYTAAIYASRAGLNPVLYQGAQPGGQLTITTEVDNYPGYPDGITGPEMMINFEKQAKRFGADIRYGLATEVDFTCLPHKVIIDNKHEIQADSVIVSTGASAKWLGLEGEERLNGRGVSACAVCDGFFFRNQDVVVVGAGDTAAEEASYLAKLCRKVYLLVRREEMRASKIMQKRIETLPNIEILWNTEAVKLNGEEGLESVVVKNNKTGEEQVLDVTGFFVAIGHKPNTDIFKGYLNMDETGYIQTVKGSACTNIKGVFACGDAQDNVYRQAITAAGTGCMAALDAERYLMEREVEIIIEETA from the coding sequence ATGACAACAGAGAAGGTATCGTGTCTGATTATAGGCTCCGGCCCTGCCGGTTACACAGCCGCCATATATGCTTCAAGGGCCGGGCTTAACCCGGTATTGTACCAGGGCGCGCAACCCGGAGGGCAACTTACCATTACTACCGAGGTTGACAATTACCCGGGCTATCCGGATGGGATCACAGGTCCCGAAATGATGATCAATTTTGAAAAACAAGCCAAGCGCTTCGGAGCGGATATACGTTACGGATTGGCAACAGAGGTCGATTTTACCTGTCTTCCCCATAAGGTTATCATTGATAACAAGCACGAAATCCAGGCGGATTCGGTGATCGTCTCAACGGGCGCCTCAGCGAAATGGCTTGGCCTGGAAGGAGAAGAAAGGCTGAACGGCCGGGGCGTGTCGGCCTGTGCCGTTTGTGATGGATTCTTTTTCCGCAACCAGGATGTGGTGGTAGTAGGTGCCGGCGATACGGCTGCCGAGGAAGCGAGCTACCTCGCAAAACTTTGCCGCAAAGTGTACCTCCTGGTGCGCCGGGAGGAAATGCGTGCATCCAAGATCATGCAAAAACGCATTGAAACGCTCCCGAACATCGAGATACTCTGGAATACCGAGGCAGTCAAACTGAACGGAGAAGAAGGGCTTGAATCGGTGGTGGTGAAGAACAATAAAACGGGCGAAGAACAAGTTCTGGATGTCACAGGTTTTTTTGTAGCGATCGGCCACAAGCCCAATACCGACATTTTCAAGGGTTACCTGAACATGGACGAGACAGGTTATATCCAGACTGTCAAAGGAAGTGCCTGCACTAACATCAAAGGCGTGTTTGCCTGCGGTGATGCGCAGGATAATGTTTACAGGCAGGCTATCACCGCTGCGGGTACCGGATGTATGGCCGCACTTGATGCAGAACGCTACCTGATGGAGCGTGAGGTCGAAATCATCATCGAAGAAACCGCCTGA
- a CDS encoding 7-carboxy-7-deazaguanine synthase QueE produces MEAFYTLQGEGQHSGRAAYFIRLGGCDVGCHWCDVKESWDASIHPKFDITSIINGALQFPGRLAVITGGEPLMYNLDALTGSLQEAGFQTNIETSGVYPFTGHWDWVCFSPKKFKTPHPDIYERANELKVIIFNKSDFDFAEEHAAKVAPGCTLLLQPEWSKHEAMLPLIIEYIKDNPKWKMSLQTHKYMNIP; encoded by the coding sequence ATGGAGGCTTTCTACACTTTGCAGGGCGAAGGTCAGCATAGTGGCCGGGCTGCTTACTTTATCCGCCTCGGCGGCTGCGACGTAGGCTGCCACTGGTGCGACGTCAAAGAGTCGTGGGATGCATCTATTCACCCCAAATTTGATATTACATCCATTATCAATGGTGCATTGCAGTTCCCCGGCCGGCTGGCGGTCATCACGGGTGGCGAGCCGCTCATGTACAATCTGGATGCATTAACGGGCAGCTTGCAGGAGGCGGGTTTCCAGACCAACATCGAAACCTCCGGCGTGTATCCATTCACAGGTCACTGGGATTGGGTGTGCTTTTCTCCCAAAAAATTCAAGACGCCCCATCCCGACATTTACGAGCGGGCCAATGAGCTGAAAGTGATCATTTTCAACAAGAGTGACTTTGACTTTGCAGAAGAGCATGCAGCTAAAGTAGCTCCCGGCTGTACCCTGCTACTGCAACCTGAATGGAGTAAGCATGAAGCCATGCTGCCTTTGATCATTGAATATATCAAGGACAATCCTAAATGGAAAATGTCGTTACAGACTCACAAATACATGAACATTCCATAA